The following proteins are co-located in the Clostridiales bacterium genome:
- a CDS encoding NAD/NADP octopine/nopaline dehydrogenase, producing MMMYLKNAQEKPIAILGAGGVGKPCAADCKLAGREVRLWDDPIFAPKSLKNVEKTGIKLSGPETNGVMFSRLGVAHMDMVTTDLAQAVKGAGLVVVATVALGHKALFDKLIPLLEDGQIISIIPDNYGSLLLRKMMHEVKCTTNVIVGGWGTSPYGARVLVKGGLATNEVNIGDRVLLMRGAAIPATDNEVFVESAKYFPPFDPCTFASDLEDFGYQTGDTVLDVSLSNINPVIHVPGAILGAAVMQNFTLFGQKMQNYSLYAHGLCPATAEVQVDFWKECVAVAKACGTDIAPVDTDYFFCRSSIYGPEYMGKGYKIPFDYDMRYRQEPYGDGPFSLDNRYITEDIPVGCYLMSQLGKKFGANTPIIDSMIALGCSMTKRDLMAEAGYSLEYLGIGHMNFEQLNLWLREGIYTEA from the coding sequence ATGATGATGTATTTGAAGAATGCTCAGGAAAAACCTATTGCAATTCTTGGTGCAGGAGGTGTTGGAAAGCCATGTGCAGCAGACTGTAAGCTGGCAGGCAGAGAAGTAAGACTTTGGGACGATCCTATATTTGCACCGAAATCACTTAAAAATGTTGAAAAGACAGGTATTAAACTTAGCGGGCCAGAAACCAACGGAGTGATGTTCAGCCGACTTGGTGTAGCACATATGGATATGGTGACCACCGATTTGGCCCAGGCAGTAAAGGGTGCTGGACTTGTAGTTGTTGCAACAGTTGCACTTGGACACAAGGCGCTATTTGATAAGCTGATTCCTCTGCTTGAAGATGGACAGATTATTTCCATCATTCCTGACAATTACGGATCATTATTACTCCGTAAGATGATGCATGAAGTGAAATGCACCACAAACGTTATCGTAGGCGGATGGGGAACTTCCCCCTATGGCGCGCGTGTTCTGGTTAAGGGTGGTCTTGCCACGAATGAGGTTAATATTGGCGACAGGGTACTCTTAATGAGAGGTGCTGCGATACCGGCTACTGACAATGAGGTGTTTGTTGAGTCAGCAAAATATTTCCCGCCCTTTGACCCATGCACATTTGCTTCTGATCTTGAGGATTTCGGATACCAAACAGGTGATACCGTGCTAGATGTTTCTCTTTCCAATATCAATCCTGTTATTCATGTTCCAGGAGCAATTCTGGGTGCAGCTGTAATGCAGAACTTTACGCTGTTCGGCCAAAAAATGCAGAATTACTCTCTCTATGCGCATGGACTGTGCCCTGCTACCGCTGAAGTCCAGGTGGATTTCTGGAAGGAGTGTGTTGCTGTCGCGAAAGCCTGCGGAACAGACATTGCACCTGTTGATACAGACTATTTCTTCTGCCGCAGCTCCATCTATGGTCCGGAGTACATGGGCAAGGGTTATAAAATTCCGTTTGACTATGATATGCGTTATAGACAAGAGCCATACGGAGACGGGCCGTTCTCCCTTGACAACCGATACATTACGGAAGATATCCCTGTTGGCTGCTATTTAATGAGTCAGTTAGGTAAAAAGTTTGGCGCGAATACACCTATCATTGATTCAATGATTGCGCTGGGATGCTCTATGACAAAACGCGATTTAATGGCAGAGGCTGGCTATAGTCTTGAATACCTTGGTATCGGCCATATGAATTTCGAACAACTGAACCTTTGGCTGCGTGAGGGTATCTACACAGAGGCATAG
- a CDS encoding amino acid permease: MGWNYTIAKGGSIGSIIACWTIGILYISLIAINTEMGSVIPEAGGQYAMAKHFLGPLASFNIGLMLVFEYVMLEAADALVVGQILQTIDPDIQALPYIILSLLALTYLNYRGVQATLNFNIVLTGIAFLTIIVLLFSTKFYSSESMLRLSEMTNSLPYGWIGVLGAFQFGCWFYLGIEGTVLASEECRSKGRALPVGSIAGMMTLIVGASITWFVCSGMVKFDVLAKSTYPLYDAALAGKIPAVINILFLGTVLSCLASANGCIADASRAWYSMAKDTLIPKAFAVLHPKYKTPYRAILFLLPISIAFGFTGLLDQVITFSILSALLVYILTAYMMIKFRRMYPLGTIERGYISPYHPLPSILVFLLTGATLVGMYFGYWSNLLAGFLFYLLASIWFVFHRSRGLDYKAFIKIDDLKWPRPRGY, encoded by the coding sequence ATGGGTTGGAATTATACCATAGCCAAAGGAGGATCAATCGGTTCTATCATTGCTTGCTGGACGATTGGTATTTTATATATATCGTTAATTGCAATCAATACTGAAATGGGGTCTGTTATCCCCGAAGCAGGCGGACAGTATGCGATGGCAAAACATTTTTTGGGACCGCTTGCGTCGTTTAATATTGGTCTGATGCTTGTATTTGAGTATGTGATGCTGGAAGCTGCAGATGCTTTAGTCGTGGGACAAATATTACAGACGATTGATCCTGACATTCAAGCGCTGCCATACATTATTCTCAGTCTACTCGCGTTAACCTATCTAAATTATCGGGGCGTACAAGCCACTTTAAATTTCAATATCGTATTAACAGGGATTGCTTTTCTGACAATCATCGTATTGCTGTTTAGTACAAAGTTTTATTCGTCAGAGAGTATGCTTCGACTGTCCGAAATGACCAACAGCTTGCCTTATGGCTGGATTGGAGTCCTGGGAGCATTTCAATTCGGATGTTGGTTCTATCTGGGAATTGAAGGTACCGTGCTTGCCTCAGAGGAGTGTCGCTCTAAAGGGAGAGCCTTGCCGGTTGGTTCTATTGCGGGAATGATGACTTTGATTGTTGGCGCTTCGATTACCTGGTTTGTTTGTTCGGGAATGGTAAAATTTGATGTTTTGGCAAAATCAACCTATCCATTATATGATGCTGCGTTAGCGGGCAAAATCCCTGCAGTAATAAACATTCTATTCCTGGGAACCGTTTTATCCTGCCTTGCAAGTGCAAACGGGTGCATTGCGGATGCAAGTAGGGCATGGTATTCCATGGCCAAAGATACCCTTATCCCCAAGGCCTTTGCAGTACTGCATCCTAAATATAAGACACCATATCGTGCGATTTTGTTTTTATTGCCGATTTCAATTGCATTTGGTTTTACAGGACTTCTTGATCAGGTAATCACCTTTTCGATCCTGTCCGCATTGTTGGTTTATATCCTGACAGCATATATGATGATTAAATTTCGAAGAATGTATCCGCTTGGAACGATTGAAAGGGGATATATCTCACCCTATCACCCTCTTCCATCAATATTGGTTTTCCTTCTGACAGGCGCAACCTTGGTCGGGATGTATTTTGGATATTGGAGTAATCTTCTGGCTGGATTCTTATTCTATCTTTTGGCATCAATATGGTTTGTATTTCATAGATCGAGAGGCTTGGATTATAAAGCATTTATCAAAATAGATGATTTGAAATGGCCGCGTCCCCGTGGTTATTAA
- a CDS encoding aspartate/glutamate racemase family protein: MNETKHYGYLDQNNDDFVIHTAKEQIMSGIPIGIILLNVGYPIVPGNVANATTFNFPVRYAKLPRVDSPRLHTVDPTIIEDLVEAGLELERDGVRAIICSCGYFGYWQKELVERLHVPVYASSLIQIPFIKAGLKKDQKIGVLCAVERTFGPKLLEACSVYESDAIIVKCMEFEPEFSAIPRDRPYMNNAVARKELVEGAKSLVKEHPEIGAILLECSDMPPYAAAIQNELNLPVYDFTTMINMVCSSVLKKPVGGYY, from the coding sequence ATGAATGAAACGAAACATTATGGTTATCTCGACCAAAATAACGACGATTTTGTAATACATACTGCGAAAGAGCAGATTATGTCCGGAATTCCGATTGGGATTATCTTGTTAAATGTCGGTTATCCGATTGTTCCCGGAAATGTTGCAAATGCTACTACATTTAATTTTCCGGTAAGATATGCAAAGCTTCCACGTGTGGACTCCCCTCGGCTACATACAGTTGATCCGACGATCATCGAGGATTTGGTTGAAGCGGGCTTAGAACTGGAGCGTGATGGTGTACGTGCCATCATCTGCAGCTGTGGATATTTTGGATATTGGCAGAAGGAACTGGTAGAACGTCTGCATGTTCCAGTCTACGCCTCCAGCCTGATTCAAATTCCGTTTATTAAAGCTGGCTTGAAGAAGGATCAGAAAATCGGTGTTCTCTGTGCAGTTGAACGTACCTTTGGTCCAAAGCTGCTGGAAGCCTGCAGTGTATATGAATCTGATGCCATAATCGTAAAGTGCATGGAATTCGAGCCGGAGTTTTCAGCAATTCCAAGAGACAGACCGTATATGAACAATGCAGTGGCCAGAAAAGAACTGGTTGAGGGCGCAAAATCACTTGTGAAGGAGCATCCTGAGATAGGTGCAATACTCCTTGAGTGCAGTGATATGCCGCCTTATGCAGCAGCAATACAGAATGAACTCAATTTACCGGTCTATGACTTTACGACCATGATTAATATGGTATGCTCATCAGTACTTAAGAAGCCGGTCGGCGGTTATTATTAA
- a CDS encoding iron-containing alcohol dehydrogenase, with the protein MNNFTFYSPTYFVFGRDTESTAGQQVKRFGGHKVLLHYGGGSVVKSGLLDRVKASLDAEGIEYVELGGVQPNPKSGLVYQGIELCRKEKIDFILPVGGGSAIDSGKAIAMGVLYDGDFWDFYTGTPVTEALPVGVVLTLAATGSEGSTDTVVTQENGMYKRCADGDVLRPKFAIMNPELTTTLPPYQTASGISDIMSHCMERLFSHTKDVEITDRLLEAVLLTMVKEGKRAIADPSNYAARANILWSGMVAHNNITGVGRDQDWGTHHMENELSTTYGCSHGAGLAILTPAWMTYVLKLGIGIERFVEFAVRIWGCQMNFEDPEVTAKEGIVALKDFLRSIGMPTSISEIGGKEEDIPMLVKNMFHGAPNHGSFLKLTEEHAAEIYRLAL; encoded by the coding sequence ATGAATAATTTCACTTTCTACAGCCCGACCTACTTCGTTTTTGGAAGAGATACCGAGTCAACAGCCGGCCAGCAGGTTAAGCGTTTCGGCGGTCACAAAGTGCTGCTACACTATGGAGGCGGTTCGGTTGTGAAATCTGGACTTCTTGACAGGGTGAAAGCTTCTCTAGATGCAGAAGGTATCGAATATGTCGAATTGGGTGGAGTGCAACCAAATCCTAAGAGTGGACTTGTCTACCAAGGAATCGAACTTTGTAGAAAAGAGAAGATTGATTTCATACTCCCCGTGGGTGGAGGCAGTGCGATTGATTCAGGAAAAGCCATCGCGATGGGCGTTCTCTATGACGGAGATTTCTGGGATTTCTATACAGGCACACCCGTGACGGAGGCACTGCCTGTTGGTGTTGTACTAACCCTCGCAGCGACTGGCTCCGAAGGCTCCACTGACACAGTCGTAACACAGGAAAACGGAATGTACAAAAGATGTGCTGACGGAGATGTCCTTCGGCCCAAATTCGCTATTATGAATCCGGAGCTGACGACCACACTACCCCCCTATCAGACAGCCAGCGGTATCAGTGATATCATGTCTCATTGCATGGAACGTCTTTTCTCTCACACCAAGGATGTTGAGATTACAGATCGCTTGCTTGAAGCAGTATTGCTTACCATGGTGAAGGAAGGAAAAAGAGCCATAGCGGATCCTAGTAACTATGCAGCACGTGCCAATATTTTGTGGTCAGGTATGGTTGCCCATAACAACATCACCGGTGTTGGCCGTGACCAGGACTGGGGGACACATCACATGGAGAACGAATTGTCTACGACCTATGGATGCTCCCACGGTGCCGGCCTGGCGATCCTAACTCCTGCATGGATGACCTATGTATTGAAGCTTGGCATTGGTATCGAACGGTTTGTCGAATTCGCAGTAAGAATCTGGGGTTGCCAGATGAATTTTGAAGATCCTGAAGTAACAGCCAAAGAGGGAATTGTAGCGTTAAAAGATTTTTTGAGATCCATCGGAATGCCAACCTCTATTTCTGAAATCGGAGGAAAAGAAGAGGATATTCCGATGCTGGTTAAAAACATGTTCCATGGGGCCCCTAACCATGGCAGTTTCCTCAAGCTTACGGAAGAGCACGCAGCAGAAATTTACCGTTTGGCGCTCTAA
- a CDS encoding TetR/AcrR family transcriptional regulator encodes MNKPVRKPKQQRSIDMKEKILNSAFQLFCEKGYYNTTTNEIAHRAGVSIGSLYSYFKDKDTIFLEILERYHQKFEIAKSDVLNDLDLLKADYKTWLRLLFESLITVHEESKELNRELKVLSYYHPAMAEILEEQRRKTLQATIGYFMQLRNDFHSDDIEATAIVIFDLISATVDRIVFERNEIDRERLINAAIDIVQKYFSL; translated from the coding sequence ATGAATAAGCCAGTCCGAAAACCGAAACAACAAAGAAGCATTGACATGAAAGAGAAAATACTCAATTCGGCGTTTCAATTGTTTTGTGAAAAAGGATATTATAATACGACTACCAATGAAATTGCCCATAGAGCAGGAGTTTCAATTGGCAGCCTTTATTCTTATTTCAAGGATAAGGACACAATTTTTCTGGAAATACTGGAAAGGTACCACCAAAAGTTTGAAATAGCCAAAAGTGATGTACTCAATGACCTTGATCTTCTCAAGGCAGACTACAAGACCTGGCTGCGCCTTCTCTTTGAAAGTCTGATTACTGTACACGAGGAGTCAAAAGAGTTAAACAGAGAACTGAAAGTGCTCTCCTATTATCATCCTGCAATGGCTGAAATTCTGGAAGAACAAAGGAGAAAGACCTTGCAGGCAACAATTGGATATTTTATGCAATTGAGAAATGACTTTCATTCGGATGATATCGAAGCAACTGCAATCGTAATCTTCGATCTGATCTCAGCCACTGTTGATAGAATTGTTTTTGAGCGAAACGAAATAGACAGGGAAAGATTAATCAATGCTGCAATCGACATTGTGCAAAAGTACTTTTCACTGTAA
- a CDS encoding 4Fe-4S ferredoxin, whose amino-acid sequence MLEKTGIATKEMFEKMLPSAERRKRGPYVVIECYEQIPCNPCVTSCAAHAVTMKDINDLPKCNHDVCTGCTLCVSICPGLACFVIDETVGNGKIKITLPYEMSPLPEKGNVVDALGRDGSVVGKAEVVRVNSGKKLDRTSVITVLVDDDLIYDVRSIAVR is encoded by the coding sequence GTGTTAGAAAAAACCGGTATTGCTACGAAAGAAATGTTTGAAAAAATGCTTCCTTCCGCTGAGAGGAGGAAGCGCGGGCCCTATGTGGTGATAGAGTGCTATGAGCAGATACCATGTAATCCCTGTGTCACCAGCTGCGCCGCTCATGCCGTTACCATGAAAGACATTAACGACCTTCCGAAATGTAATCATGATGTCTGCACCGGCTGTACACTTTGCGTCAGCATTTGCCCGGGTCTAGCCTGCTTCGTGATTGATGAAACTGTGGGCAACGGTAAAATCAAGATTACGTTACCTTATGAAATGTCTCCACTGCCTGAAAAAGGCAATGTTGTAGATGCGCTTGGACGGGACGGCAGCGTCGTTGGCAAAGCAGAGGTCGTTCGAGTAAACAGCGGTAAGAAGTTGGACCGTACGAGTGTGATCACCGTTTTGGTCGATGACGATTTGATCTATGACGTGCGCAGCATTGCTGTTCGCTAG
- a CDS encoding Fis family transcriptional regulator produces MNYLDSFEVLSQCGLGAMLVTENNQILSVNEMGKNLLHCDENQLGANTLEAVTLLCEETDEIRYANIAFGEYLCRCATLNLPGQPPRTKIIVFRVATNDACHDMLISILNGISESVTLFDAAGRLYLLNDSAVNMDSLVTSDVLGQHVTEVYRMQDGQFHAIPQVIQEKRAKVNLRQYYTTCFGKNVDIVANVFPIVQNSQTLGAFSVMQDWSTTSELHKQIIDLQGKLLEQSTVTGAKEKSALTAKYQFRDIIHISPAMNRVVARSQQIACSDSSVMIYGETGTGKELLAQSIHNGSRRANGPFLAINCTAIPDNLLEGLLFGTERGAYTGAESRAGLFEQANGGTLLLDEINSMNILLQAKLLRVLQDGMIRRVGGVKEVHVDVRVLSNTNCPPYQAIEENKLRRDLFYRLGVININIPPLRDHKEDIPLLVKSFIQHFNKKLLKNVRNIDHATSELFNSYHWPGNIRELDHAIEHAMNLIPNDQSIITPDYIPEHILYLAAEFVFEGRETKGDLINLRGAKQNTERHELCKALLENGGNISKTARFFGISRQNLQYKMKRNGIDVQLLLDKR; encoded by the coding sequence ATGAATTATCTGGATTCTTTTGAGGTTCTCTCGCAGTGTGGACTTGGTGCTATGCTGGTTACGGAGAACAATCAAATCCTTTCTGTCAATGAAATGGGGAAGAATTTACTTCACTGCGATGAAAATCAGCTAGGAGCCAATACCCTTGAAGCGGTCACACTTCTATGTGAAGAGACTGATGAGATACGATATGCCAACATTGCTTTTGGGGAGTATTTGTGCCGATGCGCAACGCTGAATCTTCCCGGCCAGCCGCCCCGTACGAAAATCATTGTCTTTCGGGTGGCTACGAATGATGCCTGCCATGACATGTTGATCAGTATCTTAAATGGGATCAGCGAGTCCGTTACTTTGTTTGACGCAGCGGGGCGGCTCTATCTTCTGAATGATTCCGCAGTAAACATGGACTCTCTTGTGACCTCAGATGTTTTGGGACAGCATGTAACAGAGGTTTATCGTATGCAAGACGGTCAGTTCCATGCTATCCCGCAGGTGATTCAGGAAAAGCGTGCCAAAGTGAACCTGCGGCAATACTATACTACTTGTTTTGGTAAAAACGTAGATATTGTAGCGAATGTTTTTCCGATTGTGCAAAATAGCCAAACCTTAGGTGCGTTTAGTGTAATGCAAGACTGGTCTACAACAAGTGAATTGCATAAGCAGATCATAGATTTGCAAGGAAAGTTATTAGAACAGTCAACCGTTACCGGAGCAAAGGAAAAGAGCGCTCTCACCGCCAAGTATCAATTTCGTGATATTATTCATATCAGTCCGGCAATGAATCGGGTCGTCGCCAGAAGTCAGCAAATTGCCTGTTCAGACTCTTCTGTGATGATATATGGGGAAACGGGAACCGGTAAGGAGCTTCTGGCGCAGAGTATTCATAATGGCAGCCGAAGAGCGAATGGCCCGTTTTTAGCAATCAATTGCACTGCTATTCCAGACAACCTGTTAGAAGGGCTGCTTTTTGGTACGGAAAGAGGAGCATATACAGGGGCCGAAAGCAGAGCGGGTTTGTTTGAGCAAGCCAATGGCGGAACGTTATTACTTGATGAAATAAATTCAATGAATATACTTCTTCAGGCGAAGCTGCTTCGTGTGCTGCAAGATGGTATGATTCGACGAGTCGGAGGAGTAAAGGAGGTTCATGTGGATGTCAGGGTATTATCAAACACAAACTGCCCACCTTATCAAGCAATAGAAGAAAATAAACTTCGCCGCGATTTGTTTTATCGCTTGGGAGTAATTAATATCAATATTCCACCACTTCGAGACCACAAAGAAGACATCCCGCTATTAGTGAAGAGTTTTATTCAACATTTTAACAAGAAGCTTTTAAAGAATGTGCGAAACATCGATCATGCAACATCGGAACTCTTTAACTCCTATCATTGGCCGGGAAATATACGGGAATTAGATCATGCCATAGAACATGCAATGAATCTTATTCCAAACGACCAGTCGATTATCACACCAGACTATATCCCTGAGCACATCCTGTATTTGGCAGCCGAATTTGTATTTGAAGGCCGTGAGACCAAAGGCGATCTCATAAATCTTAGAGGTGCGAAACAAAACACAGAGCGTCACGAACTCTGTAAAGCGCTTTTAGAGAATGGTGGAAATATATCGAAGACAGCGCGATTCTTTGGAATCAGCAGACAAAATCTTCAGTATAAAATGAAACGAAATGGCATTGATGTCCAACTTCTGTTAGACAAAAGATGA
- a CDS encoding (2Fe-2S)-binding protein gives MRITDHPVLTYDHGEKVQFRFEDKTFEGYEGEPIAAALHANGVRELREHHGRPRGFFCAIGNCSSCLMEVDGVPNVRVCVEPLKSGMVVKLQSGSGSLMGGTTK, from the coding sequence GTGAGGATTACCGATCATCCAGTACTCACATATGATCATGGTGAGAAAGTACAGTTCCGATTTGAAGATAAGACCTTTGAAGGATATGAAGGAGAACCCATTGCAGCCGCTTTACACGCAAATGGTGTGCGTGAGTTGCGGGAACATCATGGCCGTCCGCGTGGATTTTTCTGTGCGATTGGCAACTGTTCCTCTTGCCTGATGGAAGTAGACGGAGTACCAAATGTACGTGTCTGCGTTGAACCGCTGAAGAGTGGCATGGTTGTCAAATTGCAATCTGGCAGCGGTTCTCTGATGGGAGGTACTACGAAATGA
- a CDS encoding FAD-binding oxidoreductase, translating to MKKTADVVVIGGGAAGTSTAYYLAKAGIKNVVLVEQQYTPFGGTGRCAAQFRLQFGSISNCKMGLLSVREFDKLGEESGYGDLEIDKHSYLLPAYTETELANLHTNVRLQNSLGIPTKVLDQAGCKEVAPFLEVDEILGGSYIYPENGIGDGTINPMKMALAFKKGAQDLGVEFNNYTKVTGIKVESGKVKGVITDQGEIATSCVVNAAGEYGKFIGRMAGVTIPVEPEKHQIAITEPLDYIGGPMIYSFKYHTYISQVKHGGFLFGWSDPNVKAGIIDFDPEWRVLEEIAQLVVKQVPALKNVRIVRHWAGQYGTGPDHSVIVGPVPEVEGFICALGLTKATMFAPAIGILAAEAAIGAQPTLPMAPYQIDRFARGELIIDPALL from the coding sequence ATGAAAAAAACTGCAGACGTAGTAGTTATCGGCGGCGGCGCTGCCGGTACCTCCACCGCTTATTATCTGGCAAAGGCCGGCATTAAGAATGTTGTGCTGGTGGAACAACAGTATACACCCTTCGGCGGCACCGGTCGCTGTGCAGCGCAGTTCAGACTGCAATTTGGGAGCATTTCCAACTGTAAGATGGGACTGCTGTCAGTGAGAGAGTTTGATAAGTTGGGCGAAGAGAGCGGCTATGGAGATCTGGAGATTGATAAACACAGTTATCTGCTTCCCGCCTACACCGAGACCGAACTTGCAAACCTTCATACCAATGTCAGGCTGCAAAACTCGTTGGGCATTCCTACGAAGGTTTTGGATCAAGCAGGCTGCAAAGAGGTAGCACCCTTTTTGGAAGTGGATGAGATCCTGGGGGGATCCTACATTTATCCCGAGAACGGTATTGGCGATGGCACCATCAACCCTATGAAAATGGCCCTTGCGTTCAAAAAAGGTGCGCAGGATCTTGGGGTAGAGTTTAATAACTATACAAAGGTAACCGGCATCAAGGTTGAGTCCGGTAAGGTGAAAGGGGTTATCACAGATCAGGGAGAGATAGCGACTTCCTGTGTCGTCAATGCCGCAGGAGAATACGGAAAGTTTATCGGACGCATGGCCGGTGTTACAATTCCCGTGGAACCGGAGAAACATCAGATCGCAATTACGGAGCCTTTGGATTATATTGGCGGGCCGATGATCTATTCGTTCAAGTACCATACCTATATCTCTCAAGTAAAGCACGGTGGATTCCTTTTCGGATGGTCGGATCCCAACGTTAAAGCAGGAATTATCGACTTTGATCCGGAATGGAGGGTTTTGGAGGAAATCGCTCAGTTGGTAGTAAAACAAGTCCCTGCGCTTAAGAATGTCCGCATCGTTCGTCACTGGGCAGGCCAGTACGGGACCGGACCGGATCATTCGGTGATCGTGGGGCCGGTGCCGGAGGTGGAAGGCTTTATCTGTGCGCTTGGCCTTACCAAGGCGACGATGTTTGCACCAGCCATCGGAATTCTGGCCGCAGAAGCTGCCATCGGAGCGCAGCCTACACTTCCTATGGCACCGTATCAGATCGATCGATTTGCCAGAGGCGAATTAATTATTGACCCTGCATTGTTATAA
- a CDS encoding FAD-dependent oxidoreductase encodes MKFSDILIVGGGPAGMSAALAAADEGVRITIMDRWDELGGQLIKQTHRFFGSEKEHAGTRGIEIVKILREDIAKNPLIEVKCNTDVLGIYSDRVIAYEEDRLYHRMTADKIIICTGAAEKMLQFENNDLPGVYGAGAVQTLMNVYGIQPGQKVLMIGAGNIGLIVTYQLLQAGVDVAAIVEAAPVIGGYKVHASKVRRLGVPIYTKTTVKTALGDKYVTGAVLADVDDKFEIIPGTEREIEVDTICLSVGLAPLGELISQAGAEIRYIPQLGGFIPKRSESMETSAPGIYVAGDVSCIEEATAAMIEGSIAGLSAAIATGMNRPEAIEKRDEYIEELRVLRSGNTGKKIRDGLAML; translated from the coding sequence ATGAAATTTAGCGATATCTTAATCGTTGGCGGAGGACCTGCCGGTATGAGTGCCGCGTTAGCAGCAGCGGATGAAGGTGTCCGTATCACAATTATGGACCGCTGGGATGAGCTGGGAGGACAGCTGATTAAGCAGACGCACAGGTTCTTTGGATCAGAAAAAGAACACGCCGGTACCAGGGGCATCGAGATCGTTAAGATTTTGAGAGAGGATATTGCAAAGAATCCACTGATTGAGGTCAAGTGCAATACCGATGTTCTGGGAATATATTCCGACCGTGTAATAGCCTATGAAGAAGACCGACTATATCACCGAATGACCGCAGACAAGATCATTATTTGTACGGGGGCAGCGGAAAAAATGCTTCAGTTTGAAAATAATGACTTGCCCGGCGTATACGGAGCCGGCGCAGTGCAGACATTGATGAACGTTTACGGCATTCAACCCGGCCAGAAAGTGCTCATGATCGGAGCAGGCAATATCGGTTTGATCGTTACATATCAGCTGCTTCAGGCCGGAGTAGACGTGGCTGCAATTGTGGAAGCGGCGCCGGTTATCGGCGGATACAAGGTCCATGCTTCCAAGGTACGCCGTCTTGGTGTGCCTATCTATACTAAGACTACCGTCAAGACCGCGCTGGGAGATAAATATGTTACCGGTGCAGTACTGGCTGATGTGGATGATAAATTTGAAATTATTCCCGGTACTGAGCGTGAGATCGAGGTGGATACCATCTGCCTGTCTGTTGGACTTGCACCGCTGGGCGAGCTGATTTCGCAAGCCGGCGCAGAAATAAGGTATATCCCTCAACTGGGCGGTTTCATTCCCAAGCGCAGTGAAAGTATGGAAACCTCGGCGCCTGGCATTTATGTTGCGGGAGACGTGTCCTGCATTGAAGAGGCTACTGCCGCCATGATCGAAGGCAGCATTGCAGGGCTTTCGGCTGCAATTGCCACCGGTATGAATCGCCCGGAAGCAATTGAAAAACGTGACGAATATATTGAAGAACTGCGCGTGCTTCGCTCCGGCAACACCGGCAAGAAGATCCGCGATGGTCTTGCGATGCTGTAA
- a CDS encoding metal-dependent transcriptional regulator, whose amino-acid sequence MIELSNSKEHYLRAIYKLSAKEGCARITDIAIELGVTKASTCRAVKELEEMMLVCKDSVHRVYLTEKGKNTVIPIVKNYEKLKNFFVSTLGVNELEAGILACALEHVIDIERYIF is encoded by the coding sequence ATGATTGAACTCAGCAATTCAAAAGAACATTATCTAAGAGCAATCTACAAATTATCAGCAAAAGAAGGTTGTGCGCGGATAACGGATATTGCAATAGAACTAGGCGTAACCAAAGCGAGCACCTGCCGTGCAGTCAAAGAGCTGGAAGAGATGATGCTCGTGTGCAAGGACTCAGTTCACAGGGTTTACCTAACGGAAAAAGGAAAAAACACTGTCATACCGATTGTAAAAAATTATGAAAAATTAAAGAACTTTTTCGTGTCAACCCTTGGTGTTAATGAGCTAGAAGCAGGCATTCTAGCGTGTGCACTGGAACATGTTATCGATATTGAGCGATATATTTTTTGA
- a CDS encoding (2Fe-2S)-binding protein — protein MDENKIILCRCENFTLADLHRLLDSGVTSMQEIKKHSRCTMGPCQGRTCKEMIAREIANYLHKKVDEIDVPVSRIPIKPITLGQIVGGIEK, from the coding sequence ATGGACGAAAATAAAATTATTTTATGCCGCTGTGAAAACTTTACACTAGCTGATCTGCACCGGCTATTAGACAGTGGGGTGACATCAATGCAGGAAATCAAAAAACATTCCCGATGTACCATGGGACCGTGTCAGGGCCGGACCTGCAAAGAGATGATCGCACGTGAAATTGCCAATTATCTCCACAAGAAGGTTGATGAGATTGACGTTCCAGTCAGCCGAATACCAATTAAACCGATTACGCTCGGCCAGATCGTAGGGGGTATAGAAAAATGA